One Glycine max cultivar Williams 82 chromosome 4, Glycine_max_v4.0, whole genome shotgun sequence DNA segment encodes these proteins:
- the LOC100807900 gene encoding geranylgeranyl transferase type-2 subunit alpha 1 encodes MHGRPRKALKQEDEAASAAKAEKLRSLQAQFLANHHNHIYSKEALDVSAKLLEVNPECYTAWNYRKLAVQHLLSNSDSDPHSIFDDELKLVEIALRKNFKSYGAWHHRKWVLSKGHSSIDNEMRLLNGFQKMDPRNFHAWNYRRFVAELMKRSDEDELKYTEEVIGTNFSNYSAWHNRSVLLSNLLKRKAEGYFPKEKVLEGEFEHVHNAIFTDPDDQSGWFYHLWLIDQTVKTDAPLLVSSWPSHGSNITLIGDNDLRGCGLSLLNGTLSDTETLPIILYFNQAVEGINSSTVAIKSELLKEELVWKPLSMKILNTAQVWVVYLNLGNMELQPSKTYSVEINIGHSKGVVSSNGNHYGDPSQISFEVFVQTASTEPTEGQGGKRTTWKDTNFQKIDHFQESDSILPADQNPHIPTTSNWCTEEIGEEITKFQDLLSEYDCKIGKLTLARLLTALDLLSSQHDGRKSNTEEVLQLYTDLMKLDPTHSLYYKDEHSLISLKRITSTRDSLLPYCHYYKDATETITGYFCLKLQNLSLSRMGSIENLLWVQMLDLSHNELQSIEGLEAMQLLSCLNLSHNKFGSFTALGPVRLLKSLKVLNISYNELGSHSIDTTRYLCSSPVSHTEEFAWDRFEILTGSINATKFWEAFLIFGSLTLTELNITGNAVADENFRSFLVKVLPTLRWLDDEELS; translated from the exons ATGCACGGTCGGCCTCGCAAAGCGTTGAAGCAAGAAGATGAAGCCGCTTCAGCAGCCAAAGCTGAAAAGCTTCGTTCACTCCAAGCTCAGTTCCTCGCCAATCACCACAATCACAT TTATAGCAAGGAAGCGTTAGATGTGAGCGCGAAGCTTCTAGAAGTGAATCCAGAGTGCTACACAGCTTGGAATTACAGAAAGCTCGCCGTTCAACATCTTCTCTCTAACTCCGATTCCGATCCTCACTCTATCTTCGATGACGAGCTCAAACTC GTGGAGATTGCGCTGAGGAAGAATTTCAAGTCTTACGGCGCGTGGCATCATAGAAAATGGGTACTCAGCAAGGGGCATTCGTCCATAGACAACGAAATGCGCCTTCTGAATGGTTTTCAGAAGATGGATCCTCGGAATTTTCACGCCTGGAATTACCGAAG GTTTGTTGCTGAACTGATGAAACGATCGGATGAGGATGAGTTGAAATACACAGAGGAAGTGATAGGGACTAATTTCAGTAATTACTCTGCTTGGCACAATCGTAG TGTGCTTTTGTCTAATTTGCTGAAAAGAAAGGCTGAAGGATATTTCCCTAAAGAAAAAGTTTTGGAAGGGGAGTTTGAGCATGTCCACAATGCTATTTTTACCGATCCAGATGATCAGAGTGGCTGGTTTTATCATCTTTGGCTTATTGATCAAACAGTGAAAACTGATGCTCCTCTACTTGTTTCGTCTTGGCCTTCACATGGATCTAATATAACTCTAATTGGGGACAACGACCTTCGTGGTTGTGGTTTGTCTCTGCTGAATGGTACACTATCAGACACTGAAACACTTCCAATCATTCTTTATTTCAATCAAGCTGTCGAAGGAATAAACTCATCCACAGTGGCTATTAAATCTGAACTTTTAAAGGAGGAACTTGTTTGGAAACCACtttcaatgaaaattttaaatactgcACAGGTTTGGGTTGTATATCTAAACCTTGGAAATATGGAGCTTCAACCATCAAAAACTTACTCTGTAGAGATCAATATTGGACATTCTAAGGGTGTTGTATCTTCAAATGGAAATCACTATGGTGATCCTTCCCAAATTTCCTTTGAAGTGTTTGTACAGACTGCCTCTACTGAACCTACTGAAGGACAGGGTGGGAAAAGGACTACATGGAAGGATACAAATTTCcaaaaaattgatcattttcAGGAATCAGATTCCATTCTTCCTGCTGATCAAAATCCCCATATTCCGACAACTTCCAATTGGTGCACTGAGGAAATTGGTGAAGAAATAACTAAATTTCAGGACTTATTGTCCGAGTATGATTG TAAAATTGGAAAACTTACACTTGCTAGACTTTTGACTGCTCTTGACTTGTTATCATCTCAACATGATGGAAGAAAATCTAACACCGAAGAAGTTCTTCAACTTTACACGGATCTGATGAAGTTGGATCCAACACATTCTCTTTACTACAAAGACGAGCATAGTCTAATATCACTAAAGCGG ATAACTTCAACTAGGGACTCTTTACTACCATACTGCCACTACTATAAAGATGCaacagaaacaatcactggttatttttgtctaaaattacaaaatctatCATTATCACGGATGGGATCCATTGAGAATTTATTGTGGGTGCAAATGCTAGACCTTAGCCACAACGAACTTCAATCCATCGAAG GGTTGGAGGCCATGCAACTTCTATCTTGCTTAAATCTGAGTCATAATAAATTTGGTAGTTTTACTGCTTTGGGGCCTGTGAGATTGCTTAAGTCACTTAAAGTGTTGAATATTTCATACAATGAGTTAGGCTCTCACTCGATTGACACCACGAGATACTTATGCTCTTCTCCTGTATCACATACTGAAGAATTTGCCTGGGACCGTTTTGAAATCCTCACTGGCAGCATTAATGCCACAAAATTTTGGGAAGCTTTCTTGATATTTGGAAGCTTGA